The Castor canadensis chromosome X, mCasCan1.hap1v2, whole genome shotgun sequence genome includes a region encoding these proteins:
- the LOC109702879 gene encoding melanoma-associated antigen 11-like: MMPNSQKSQQSKLEGSAQAQREARDLADMQVPMAEQEAETATTSSTSTSLILSTPREMPAGGIPHDPQSPQRASSPPIALVSTIGSQFNQGSRSQGGERLYPRRNLVGPMSLLRDAVSLVPFLLLKYRMKELVTEAEMLNRVIRSHQDYFPVIFSRAYECMQLVFGIDVKEVDPINHSYILVTAAGLTYDGIMSDVQGMPKTGLLIIILCIIFMEGNRASEEAMWEMLSVMGVCAGTVHHLYGNPRRLVTEDFVQEQYLEYRQVPNSNPARYEFLWGPRAHAETSKMKILEHWALFSEGDPRSFPSLYERALRDE; encoded by the coding sequence ATGATGCCAAATAGTCAGAAGAGCCAACAATCCAAGCTGGAGGGAAGTGCTCAGGCCCAAAGAGAGGCACGGGACCTAGCGGATATGCAGGTCCCCATGGCTGAGCAGGAGGCAGAAACTGCCACCACCTCTTCCACCTCCACTAGTCTCATACTGTCTACCCCAAGGGAGATGCCTGCTGGTGGGATACCGCATGACCCCCAGAGTCCTCAGAgagcctcctccccacccattGCCTTGGTGTCCACTATAGGGAGCCAATTCAATCAGGGTTCCAGAAGCCAAGGAGGGGAACGGCTGTACCCCCGGCGCAATCTGGTAGGCCCTATGTCCTTGTTGCGAGATGCAGTGTCCTTGGTGCCATTTCTGCTCCTTAAGTATCGAATGAAGGAGCTGGTCACTGAGGCAGAAATGCTGAATCGTGTCATCAGAAGTCACCAGGATTACTTCCCTGTGATCTTCAGCAGAGCCTATGAATGCATGCAGCTGGTCTTTGGCATTGATGTGAAGGAAGTGGACCCCATCAACCACTCCTATATCCTTGTCACTGCCGCAGGGCTCACATATGATGGTATAATGAGTGATGTCCAAGGCATGCCCAAGACGGGCCTGCTGATAATCATCCTTTGCATCATCTTCATGGAGGGTAACCGGGCCTCTGAGGAGGCCATGTGGGAAATGCTAAGTGTGATGGGAGTGTGTGCTGGGACAGTGCATCATCTCTATGGCAATCCCAGGAGGCTGGTCACTGAGGATTTTGTGCAGGAACAGTACCTTGAGTACCGCCAAGTACCCAACAGTAATCCTGCTCGCTATGAGTTCCTATGGGGCCCAAGGGCCCATGCTGAAACCAGTAAGATGAAAATTCTGGAACACTGGGCCCTGTTCAGTGAGGGTGATCCCAGGTCATTCCCATCCCTGTATGAACGGGCTTTGAGAGATGAATAA